Proteins encoded in a region of the Triticum dicoccoides isolate Atlit2015 ecotype Zavitan chromosome 3A, WEW_v2.0, whole genome shotgun sequence genome:
- the LOC119271628 gene encoding Werner Syndrome-like exonuclease: MGDTYVTDVAFGEEVITTTVTSSGAAVEGWVEEVYSMYAGCPNQILVGLDVEWRPSYSRVQNPAALLQLCIDQRCLIFQLLHADYIPDALSGFLMDNQFWFVGVGVAADANRLAQDYDLQVLNLQDLRGVAAEEMGIPELRQAGLKDLAREVLGVTIEKPRRITMGPWDACCLSDEQIHYACTDAYVSSQIGLELFTGNY; this comes from the coding sequence ATGGGGGACACGTATGTCACCGACGTTGCCTTCGGGGAGGAGGTGATCACCACCACCGTGACGTCCTCCGGCGCAGCCGTGGAGGGCTGGGTCGAGGAGGTGTACTCCATGTACGCCGGCTGCCCCAACCAAATCCTCGTCGGGCTCGACGTCGAGTGGCGTCCCAGCTACAGCCGCGTGCAGAACCCCGCCGCGCTCCTGCAGCTCTGCATTGACcagcgctgcctcatcttccagctcctcCACGCCGActacatccctgacgccctgtcggGCTTCCTCATGGACAACCAGTTCTGGTTCGTCGGCGTCGGCGTGGCTGCGGACGCCAATCGCCTGGCCCAGGACTACGACCTGCAGGTGCTCAATCTGCAGGACCTGCGCGGCGTCGCGGCCGAGGAGATGGGCATCCCGGAGCTCCGCCAGGCCGGGCTGAAAGACCTGGCGCGCGAAGTCTTGGGGGTTACCATCGAGAAGCCACGGCGGATTACGATGGGCCCGTGGGACGCCTGCTGCCTCTCCGACGAGCAGATCCACTACGCCTGCACCGATGCCTACGTCTCCTCGCAGATCGGATTGGAGCTGTTCACCGGAAACTACTAG